From Anser cygnoides isolate HZ-2024a breed goose chromosome 31, Taihu_goose_T2T_genome, whole genome shotgun sequence:
TTCGGGACCGCCTGCGTCTGCCCCCCCGGTTTTGGGGGGGCCACGTGCCAGCTCACCGAGCCCCCCGCCTCTTGCCTCAACGGGGGGACCCTGGAGGGGGGCGCTTGCCGGTGCCCCTCGGGAACCTGGGGACCCCGCTGCGAGTGTTTTGGTGCCgccaccaccgccaccaccaccacggaTGAGAAGatgaggggggtggggggggtatCACGGGGAAGGGAGACCCCGGTCACAGCCCCCCCTGGAGGAAACACTATGCTCACAACCCCCCCGGCGAGCGACGGCACGGCGATGACACGCCGGGAAAGCGACGGCGCGACCACGACGCCAAGAGGTGGGGAAGTCAATGCGACactcgggacccccccaggaagCAACATGACGCCCACGGCCCCCCTGGGAAGCAACGTCACAGTTCTGGCCCCCCCAGAAAACAACATGACGCTCACGTCCGCCCCAGAAAGTGAAACCACGGTGCCAACAACCTTGGAAAGCAACGCAGCGACGCATGGGGAAGTCAACGCAACGCTCGTGACCCCCCCAGCAAGGAATACAatgctcctgcccccccccgaaaGCAACACAACGCTCCTGGCCCCCCCTGAAAGCAACACGACATTCCTGGCCCCCTCTGAAAGCGAAACCATGGAGCCAACAACCTTGGAAAGCAACACAACAATGCGTGGGGAAGTCAACGCAACGCTTGTGACCCCCCCAGCAAGGAATACAACGCTCCTGGCCCCCCCTGAAAGCAACATAACACTCACAGTCCCCCCAGAAAGTGAAACCACGGAGCCAACAACCTTGGAAAACAATACAACAATGCATGGGGAAGTCAACGCAACACTTGTGACCCCCCCAGCAAGGAATACAACgcttctgcccccccccgaaAGTAATATGACAGTCGTGACCCCCCCAGAAAGCAACACGACATTCACGGCCCCCCCCGAAAGTGAAACCATGGCACCAACGCCCTTGGAAAGCAACGCAACGACCACGCCGCCAACACATGGGGAAGTCAACGCAACACTTGTGACCCCCCCAGGGAGAAACACAACACTCCTGGCCCCCCCGGAAAGCAATGCCACAGTTCTGGCCCCCCTAGAAAGCAACACGACGTTTCTGGCCCCCCCCGAAAGCGAAACCACGGAGCCAACACCCTTGGAAAGCAACGCAACAATGCCTTGGGAAGTCAACACAACGCtcgtgaccccccccaaaagcaaCGTCACCCCCCCGACCGCCCCCACCAACATGGCAGCCACCACGGGGACAcccccgtcccctcccagcaccaccagtGTCACCACTGTCACCAACAGCACTGTCTCGGCCATGATCTGCCTCTTCCTGCCGCACGGGTCCAGCCCTCCGGCCAGTGGGTGTCACGGGGTGGGGGTCCTTGGGATGGGGGGGTCCTCAGGGTGTTGGGGTTCTTGGGGTGTTGGGGTCCTCTGGGTGGGGGGTTCTTGGGGCAAGGGGTCATTGGAGTGGGGAGGGTTCTTGGGACATTGGTTCCTTGGggtgggggtctttggggtaGGGGGTCCTCGGGGTTTTGGGGCCCTTGAGGTCGTGAGGGTCCTTGGGTTGTTGGGGTCCTTGGGGGTGGGGATTCTTTGGGTATTGGGTCGTTGGGGTGGGGGTCCTTGGGGTGGGGGTCCTTGGGGCGTTGGGGTCCTTGGGGTTCTCCttgaggggaggaaggaggagaggatgGAAGTGGGTGCAGCACCCAGTGGTTGGTTCTCAAGGGGTCTCCTTGGGGTGGGTTGGGGTCTCCTGCCCATGGTCAGGAGGAACCTGGAGTCTTGTGGGGCTGACGGAGGAGGAGGGGACGCAAGCGGGTGCAGCACCCAGCGGGCGTCCCTGGGTGGGGGCCTCCTGGGGAGGGAGGTCCACCGCTGCAACCACTGGGTACCCTGGGGGCTTCCAAgagccgggaggggaaggggtggggggttCTCCTGGAggggatgaagatgaggaggaggaagtcaCCCACCTGGCCTCCCCTTTGCAGTCACCTGCCTCAACGGCGGCGTCGCCAACCGCACCAAGTGCCTCTGCCCGCCTGGCTTCTCCGGCCTCACCTGCGAGAGGCCGGATGCCGCCGCCCGCTGCGCCGCCGGCAGCACCGCTGTGGGTGACCGCTGCGTCTGCCCCCCGGGGCTGTCGGGACGCCGCTGCAACGTCCGCGACGAGGCCACCGCCTGCCAGCACGGGGGCACAGCCGTGGGCACCGAGTGCTATTGCCCCCCGGGCTTCGAAGGTCCCCGGTGCGAGAG
This genomic window contains:
- the LOC106029571 gene encoding mucin-3A-like, with translation MLLRCLLFLLLFLLLVPIVVPSAPCQNGGTAVGGSCACPPGFNGTRCETPEPTKACRNGGTPVGTKCFCPPGFGGPLCDLPDPSGACHNGGTAFGTACVCPPGFGGATCQLTEPPASCLNGGTLEGGACRCPSGTWGPRCECFGAATTATTTTDEKMRGVGGVSRGRETPVTAPPGGNTMLTTPPASDGTAMTRRESDGATTTPRGGEVNATLGTPPGSNMTPTAPLGSNVTVLAPPENNMTLTSAPESETTVPTTLESNAATHGEVNATLVTPPARNTMLLPPPESNTTLLAPPESNTTFLAPSESETMEPTTLESNTTMRGEVNATLVTPPARNTTLLAPPESNITLTVPPESETTEPTTLENNTTMHGEVNATLVTPPARNTTLLPPPESNMTVVTPPESNTTFTAPPESETMAPTPLESNATTTPPTHGEVNATLVTPPGRNTTLLAPPESNATVLAPLESNTTFLAPPESETTEPTPLESNATMPWEVNTTLVTPPKSNVTPPTAPTNMAATTGTPPSPPSTTSVTTVTNSTVSAMICLFLPHGSSPPAITCLNGGVANRTKCLCPPGFSGLTCERPDAAARCAAGSTAVGDRCVCPPGLSGRRCNVRDEATACQHGGTAVGTECYCPPGFEGPRCERQGATTTTVTMTTTSTATPARPTTKATPRSTRRTTTTAIPTTADPCLNGGYWTGTICLCPPNVDGARCQFGASTINITAELGPSVALMARVTNRRFSGDMGDTSSAAFRSFADEFSHTMDRVYQNVSGYRGTRVLALTEGSVVVNYKVLLQPPAGGQANASLGQRTRELLEASNAAIQPQNCSEGAEGLCFGALATRRAFAAAPKLNATELCRKYTPANFSHFYYPYWMNNSLLCITNCTLNVPGTINCGPGLCRVTLDGPRCFCPDVPWYLSSGDRCQTHISKLGLGLGVGLGLGLTLLILLVLCIVLSICLAQGKRKTPSISEDHRWPDGKRNARATGIYHVNGRGSTLRQGPYAHSSYKTNAEVADPPVLGEAEGAASL